Proteins encoded by one window of Gemmatimonadaceae bacterium:
- a CDS encoding efflux RND transporter periplasmic adaptor subunit, translating to MTVFLRARMSTRPVLSIVCLAVSAACHRAPDRPVPLPSAVAARRDIVVRVQATGTLEPIDLVAIRSKASGLVQKMPVDIGSDVKAGDLIVQIDPRDVKNEFDEAVADDVASVAAMHNAGLQKNRAEEMLAQHVITPAEHDSVAASYVHAVSLVAEDRADLDLARQKLEDATVRAPVDGTILSKSVSLGQLVASATGSFGRDTSIVTMANLLRVRMRVNVDEADLANVKPGEPATIRVDAVPSRTFDGVVEKVEPSAVVNQGVTFFPVLVTIDNHERLLMPGMNGEVTIVAARESGVLAIPVDAVRASNELVAIARVFQQSADSLREAISPALLPTATSTTGTGSRFAVVALAGGCYELRAIQPGATDLEWVEVRGGVREGEKVVLLGDAARTRSTTPPSLRLAQGVARSSTRASTQSRTVQ from the coding sequence ATGACCGTTTTTCTTCGCGCGCGGATGTCAACGCGTCCCGTGCTTTCGATCGTCTGCCTTGCGGTCAGCGCCGCCTGCCATCGCGCGCCCGACCGGCCGGTGCCGCTGCCAAGCGCGGTCGCCGCGCGTCGCGACATCGTCGTTCGCGTTCAGGCCACTGGCACACTGGAGCCAATCGATCTTGTTGCCATTCGCTCGAAGGCCTCCGGGCTCGTGCAAAAGATGCCCGTGGACATCGGCAGCGACGTCAAAGCGGGCGACCTCATCGTGCAAATCGACCCGCGGGACGTGAAGAACGAATTCGACGAAGCGGTGGCGGACGACGTCGCATCCGTTGCGGCGATGCATAACGCAGGGCTGCAGAAGAACCGCGCTGAAGAGATGCTGGCCCAGCACGTCATCACGCCAGCGGAGCACGATAGCGTCGCCGCGAGCTATGTGCACGCGGTTTCGCTCGTCGCCGAGGACCGTGCGGATCTGGATCTCGCACGCCAGAAGCTCGAAGACGCGACGGTTCGCGCGCCCGTTGACGGAACGATTCTCTCGAAGAGCGTCTCGCTCGGCCAACTCGTGGCCTCGGCGACCGGGTCCTTCGGCCGGGATACGTCGATCGTCACGATGGCCAACCTGCTCCGCGTCCGCATGCGGGTGAACGTGGACGAGGCCGATTTGGCGAACGTGAAGCCGGGCGAGCCGGCGACAATCCGCGTCGACGCCGTTCCTTCCCGAACGTTCGATGGAGTCGTCGAGAAGGTCGAGCCATCGGCCGTCGTCAATCAGGGTGTGACGTTCTTCCCCGTTCTCGTAACGATCGATAATCATGAGCGTTTGCTCATGCCGGGCATGAACGGTGAAGTCACGATCGTCGCCGCGCGAGAGTCGGGCGTGCTCGCGATTCCCGTCGATGCCGTTCGCGCGAGCAACGAGCTCGTCGCGATCGCGCGTGTCTTCCAGCAGTCAGCCGACTCGCTGCGGGAAGCGATCAGCCCTGCCCTTCTTCCGACAGCAACATCCACGACCGGGACCGGGTCGCGATTCGCCGTCGTCGCACTCGCCGGCGGCTGCTACGAGCTGCGGGCGATACAGCCGGGCGCTACTGACCTCGAATGGGTCGAGGTGCGTGGCGGTGTTCGTGAGGGCGAGAAGGTGGTATTGCTCGGCGATGCCGCGCGGACACGTTCGACGACGCCGCCGTCGCTGCGTCTTGCACAAGGCGTCGCGCGCTCGTCGACGCGCGCGTCAACGCAGTCGAGGACGGTGCAGTGA
- a CDS encoding TolC family protein — MRRLGIGAALLVTAACTPHRPPSIDGVPGAPTQPNEYWNPSPDVKARVQRPNPTTAPVAIPAATGHLSMGDVVDLALRNNPTTRLSWAQARAAADAFGASRGQFFPSLSIDVGGSQAQPLAPSGVLSQRVQYGPTLSLNYLVLDFGGRAGNVDVARQTAVAADLAHNVAVQNTILTAEQALFDYQAARAQRDAERTAVEEATANLNAAEERHRVGLATIADVLQARTFRSQAQLTLESLEGAVHVAQGTLAVAMGIPANAAFEPPVLTDSLCPDSLQFITQSIDTMIVVATRQRPDLEAARAEAAAAVAQVHVARSGLYPTVSLNANSGYTSSSLPGFRGRTYSIGLTFDLPAFTGLARQYSLRSAADQLDAANARTEQTRQQIALQVFTAYYNLQTATERVRTAADLLASATESESVARGRYREGVGSIVDLLIAQSALADARAQDAQARWQWRGSVAQLAHDVGILGLHGETLAPLGADASRTHR; from the coding sequence GTGAGGCGCCTGGGGATTGGCGCCGCGCTCCTCGTCACGGCCGCCTGCACGCCACACCGGCCGCCGTCGATCGACGGCGTTCCCGGCGCGCCAACGCAGCCTAACGAGTACTGGAACCCGTCGCCCGATGTCAAGGCGCGGGTTCAGCGCCCGAATCCGACGACCGCTCCTGTCGCGATACCGGCGGCGACTGGCCATCTCAGCATGGGCGATGTCGTCGACCTCGCGCTCCGCAATAACCCGACGACGCGTCTGTCGTGGGCACAGGCGCGCGCGGCCGCCGACGCGTTCGGCGCGAGCCGAGGCCAGTTCTTCCCGAGCCTCTCGATCGACGTCGGCGGATCACAGGCGCAGCCGCTCGCTCCGAGCGGAGTGCTGTCGCAACGCGTTCAGTACGGACCGACGCTGAGCCTCAACTACCTGGTGCTCGACTTCGGTGGGCGCGCCGGCAACGTCGACGTCGCTCGGCAGACGGCAGTAGCCGCCGACCTCGCGCACAACGTCGCGGTGCAGAACACCATCCTCACCGCCGAGCAGGCGCTCTTCGATTATCAAGCCGCGCGCGCACAGCGGGACGCGGAACGCACGGCAGTCGAAGAGGCAACGGCAAATCTCAACGCGGCCGAGGAGCGGCATCGCGTTGGCTTGGCGACCATCGCCGACGTGCTGCAGGCGCGCACCTTCCGCTCGCAGGCGCAGCTCACCCTCGAATCGCTCGAGGGCGCAGTGCATGTCGCGCAAGGCACGCTGGCGGTGGCGATGGGGATTCCCGCGAACGCCGCCTTCGAGCCGCCGGTTCTAACGGATTCTCTGTGCCCCGACTCGCTGCAATTCATCACACAGTCCATCGACACGATGATCGTAGTGGCGACCCGCCAGCGGCCGGATCTCGAAGCGGCGCGCGCGGAGGCGGCGGCCGCCGTCGCGCAGGTCCACGTCGCCAGATCCGGGCTCTACCCCACCGTGTCCCTCAACGCAAACAGCGGCTACACATCGTCGAGTCTTCCGGGCTTTCGTGGTCGGACATACAGCATTGGCTTGACCTTCGATCTTCCGGCATTCACCGGTCTGGCGAGACAGTATTCGCTGCGTTCGGCGGCCGATCAGCTCGACGCGGCCAATGCGCGGACGGAACAAACGCGTCAGCAGATCGCGCTGCAGGTGTTCACGGCCTATTACAATTTGCAAACGGCCACGGAGCGCGTACGTACGGCAGCGGATCTGCTCGCAAGCGCGACGGAATCGGAGAGTGTCGCACGCGGACGCTACCGTGAGGGTGTTGGCAGCATTGTCGATTTGCTCATCGCGCAGTCGGCGCTTGCGGATGCGCGCGCGCAGGATGCACAGGCGAGGTGGCAGTGGCGCGGTTCGGTGGCGCAGCTCGCTCACGACGTGGGCATTCTTGGACTTCACGGAGAGACTCTGGCGCCGTTAGGCGCCGACGCATCACGAACGCATCGGTGA
- a CDS encoding efflux RND transporter permease subunit, whose translation MNLSALFIRRPVTTVLFMVGLIVFGITAYRRLPVSDLPTVDFPTIQVSASLPGASPETMAAAVATPLEKQFSTIAGIDNMTSISNLGSTSITIQFALDRNIDAAAQDVQAMIAKTLRDLPPGIIPPSYQKVNPADQSILLFALTSKLMPLSQLDEYGETVLAQRMSMVPGVAQVVVYGSQKYAVRVQLDPTALAYRKIGIDEVANAINNQNVNLPTGVLWGPNKAFTVQANGQLQNAASFSRMVVTYRNGAPVRLGDIGHVLDDVQSNKVASWYNGERSIVLAIQRQPGSNTVAVATGVKDLVAKLRSQIPGSVHLTTLIDRTVPIEESVRDVKMTLLLTLCLVVAVIFLFLRNVSATIIPSLALPISVIGTFAVMYLLDYSLDNLSLMALTLAVGFVVDDAIVMLENIVRHMEMGKPPLKAAFDGSAEVGFTILSMTISLVAVFIPILFLGGIIGRLFHEFAVVIAVAILMSGVVSLTLTPMLSSRVLRAHGQEEHGRLYNVTERGWESLLGWYSKSLHWVMEHRRSTLVFSGGILVGTVILFVLVPKGFIPSQDNGSLSVTTEAAMGTSFLDMIAHQREVASIIQQDPNIDGFMSAVGGGGGSNQSLNQGRFLIGLKPRDERKTADEIIAELRPKLARVPGMVVFMQNPPAIQIGGRVAKSLYQFTMQSSDIASLYPAAQKLVDEAKKSTFLQDVTSDLQLGNPQASIEIDRERAASLGVSASQIETALYDAYGSRQVSTIYTPNNEYWVVMELLPAYQQDLSALSLLHIQANNGTLIPLSAVATVTQSTGPVAINHAGQLPSVTLSFNLRPGVALGDAVTEVQHIARNVLPSSIATNFSGTAQAFQAAQAGLLALLVIAIFVIYVVLGVLYESFIHPITILSGLPFAAFGALLTLLIFHVDLSVYAFVGIVLLVGLVKKNAIMMIDFALEAERKEGREPADAIVHASLVRFRPIMMTTVAALMGTLPIALSMGAGAESRRPLGIAVVGGLAFSQLITLFVTPVVYTYLAGVSDRIDRWLARTAEDEPEEIESERPQLVGVGDD comes from the coding sequence ATGAATCTCTCTGCGCTGTTCATCCGGCGGCCGGTCACGACCGTGTTGTTCATGGTCGGACTCATCGTTTTCGGCATCACGGCGTACCGCCGGCTGCCGGTGAGCGACTTGCCGACCGTCGATTTTCCAACGATTCAGGTCTCGGCGTCGCTGCCGGGCGCGAGCCCCGAAACGATGGCGGCCGCAGTGGCGACACCACTCGAGAAGCAGTTCTCGACGATCGCGGGCATCGACAACATGACGTCGATTTCGAACCTTGGTTCGACGTCGATCACGATTCAGTTTGCGCTCGATCGCAACATCGACGCCGCCGCGCAGGACGTGCAGGCGATGATTGCGAAGACGTTACGTGATTTGCCGCCGGGCATCATTCCGCCGTCGTATCAAAAGGTCAATCCCGCCGATCAATCGATCCTCCTCTTTGCGCTGACGTCGAAGCTGATGCCGTTGTCGCAGCTCGACGAATACGGCGAGACGGTGCTCGCACAGCGCATGTCGATGGTGCCTGGAGTTGCGCAAGTCGTCGTGTATGGCTCGCAGAAATACGCGGTGCGAGTGCAGCTCGATCCGACGGCCCTCGCCTATCGAAAGATCGGTATCGACGAAGTCGCGAACGCGATCAACAATCAGAACGTGAATTTGCCGACCGGCGTCCTCTGGGGACCGAACAAGGCATTCACGGTTCAGGCGAATGGCCAGCTGCAGAACGCGGCGTCGTTCTCGCGCATGGTGGTGACGTATCGCAACGGTGCGCCCGTTAGGCTCGGCGACATCGGCCACGTACTGGACGACGTACAGAGCAACAAAGTGGCGAGCTGGTACAACGGCGAGCGTTCGATCGTCCTCGCGATTCAGCGGCAGCCGGGTTCGAACACCGTGGCCGTGGCGACCGGAGTGAAGGATCTGGTTGCAAAACTGCGATCGCAGATTCCTGGCAGCGTACATCTGACGACGCTGATCGACCGTACGGTTCCGATCGAGGAGTCGGTGCGCGATGTCAAGATGACGCTGCTCCTGACGCTCTGTCTTGTCGTCGCGGTCATTTTCTTGTTCCTGCGTAACGTTTCCGCGACGATCATTCCGAGTCTGGCGCTGCCGATTTCCGTCATCGGGACATTCGCGGTGATGTATCTGCTGGACTATAGCCTCGACAATTTGTCGCTCATGGCGTTGACGCTCGCGGTCGGATTCGTGGTGGACGACGCGATCGTCATGCTCGAGAATATCGTTAGGCATATGGAGATGGGGAAACCGCCGCTGAAGGCCGCGTTCGATGGGTCGGCGGAGGTCGGTTTTACCATTCTCTCGATGACGATCTCGCTGGTCGCTGTCTTCATCCCGATCCTCTTCCTCGGCGGGATCATCGGCCGGTTGTTCCACGAATTCGCCGTCGTGATCGCAGTGGCGATCCTGATGTCCGGCGTCGTATCGCTGACGTTGACGCCGATGCTGTCGAGCCGCGTACTACGCGCGCACGGCCAGGAGGAGCATGGCCGTCTGTACAATGTCACCGAGCGCGGCTGGGAGTCGCTACTCGGCTGGTACTCCAAGTCGCTGCACTGGGTGATGGAGCATCGCCGCTCGACGTTGGTGTTCTCGGGAGGAATTCTCGTCGGTACGGTCATTCTGTTCGTGCTCGTGCCGAAGGGATTCATCCCGAGCCAGGACAACGGGAGTCTCTCGGTCACGACGGAAGCAGCGATGGGGACATCGTTCCTGGACATGATCGCGCACCAGCGAGAGGTCGCGTCGATCATTCAGCAGGATCCGAACATCGACGGCTTCATGTCGGCGGTGGGCGGCGGCGGCGGCTCCAATCAGTCGCTCAATCAGGGTCGCTTTCTGATTGGTCTCAAACCGCGCGATGAGCGGAAGACTGCCGATGAGATCATCGCCGAGCTGCGGCCGAAGCTCGCGCGCGTACCGGGCATGGTCGTGTTCATGCAGAATCCGCCGGCGATCCAGATCGGCGGCCGTGTCGCGAAGAGTCTCTACCAGTTCACGATGCAGAGCTCGGACATCGCCTCGCTGTATCCGGCGGCACAGAAGCTCGTGGACGAGGCGAAGAAGTCTACGTTCCTGCAGGATGTCACAAGCGACTTGCAGCTCGGGAACCCGCAGGCGAGCATCGAGATCGACCGGGAGCGTGCTGCGTCGTTAGGCGTGAGCGCGTCGCAGATCGAGACGGCGCTGTACGACGCGTACGGATCGCGGCAGGTGTCGACGATCTATACGCCGAACAACGAATACTGGGTCGTGATGGAGCTCCTGCCGGCGTATCAGCAGGATCTCTCGGCGCTGTCGTTGTTGCACATCCAGGCGAACAACGGTACGCTCATTCCGCTCAGTGCCGTCGCGACGGTAACGCAAAGCACCGGGCCGGTCGCGATCAATCACGCTGGCCAGCTGCCGTCGGTGACGCTCTCGTTCAACCTGCGGCCCGGTGTCGCACTCGGCGACGCCGTAACCGAGGTGCAGCATATTGCGCGCAACGTATTGCCGTCGTCGATCGCGACGAACTTCTCGGGCACGGCGCAGGCGTTCCAGGCCGCGCAGGCTGGACTGCTCGCGCTGCTCGTGATTGCCATCTTTGTCATCTACGTCGTGCTCGGCGTGCTGTACGAGAGCTTCATTCATCCGATCACCATTCTGTCGGGTTTACCGTTTGCCGCGTTCGGCGCGCTGTTGACGTTGCTGATCTTCCACGTCGATCTCAGCGTGTATGCGTTCGTTGGTATCGTGTTGCTCGTCGGTCTGGTGAAGAAGAACGCGATCATGATGATCGACTTCGCGCTCGAGGCCGAGCGCAAGGAAGGACGTGAGCCCGCGGACGCCATCGTGCACGCGTCATTGGTGCGCTTCCGGCCGATCATGATGACGACGGTCGCGGCCTTGATGGGCACACTGCCCATTGCACTGTCGATGGGAGCGGGCGCCGAGTCGCGTCGACCGTTAGGCATCGCCGTGGTGGGCGGCTTGGCGTTCTCGCAGTTGATTACGCTGTTCGTGACGCCGGTGGTGTATACGTATCTCGCCGGCGTGAGTGATCGGATCGATCGTTGGCTGGCGCGGACGGCGGAGGACGAGCCGGAAGAGATCGAGAGCGAGAGGCCGCAGCTCGTGGGTGTGGGAGACGATTAG
- a CDS encoding sigma-70 family RNA polymerase sigma factor, with the protein MRDTYTATAHDISRASLVLHANDAAQEERELLTRVRNGERDAFGRVVELYLPRAMSLAMRVLRHREDAEDLVQDAFLAALQHIDRFDLSRPFWPWLSRIIVNRGLDVAASRSARAAEELPDDLSDMRPSLADAAERAEIRDEFRRTLADLPERRRLVVQLFEVDGFSVAEIAKLLDSSPATIRWHLHMARRQLRNALTPLRRG; encoded by the coding sequence GTGAGGGATACGTACACGGCGACTGCGCACGATATTTCGCGCGCCTCGTTGGTGCTACATGCCAACGATGCGGCTCAGGAAGAGCGCGAGCTTCTTACTCGCGTCCGGAACGGGGAGCGTGATGCGTTCGGGCGTGTCGTCGAGCTGTATTTGCCTCGGGCGATGTCGCTCGCGATGCGCGTGTTACGGCATCGCGAGGACGCCGAGGATCTCGTTCAGGATGCCTTTCTAGCGGCGCTTCAGCACATCGATCGCTTCGATCTGTCGCGACCATTCTGGCCGTGGTTGTCGCGGATCATAGTCAATCGAGGGCTGGACGTCGCAGCGTCCCGGTCGGCGCGTGCCGCCGAGGAGTTGCCGGACGATCTGAGCGACATGAGACCGTCGCTCGCGGATGCGGCGGAACGCGCCGAGATCCGGGACGAGTTTCGGCGGACGCTCGCGGACTTGCCTGAGCGACGGCGGTTGGTGGTTCAGCTCTTCGAGGTGGACGGCTTCTCGGTCGCCGAGATCGCGAAGCTTCTGGATTCTTCGCCAGCGACGATTCGCTGGCATCTGCACATGGCGCGTCGACAGCTACGGAATGCGCTGACGCCGCTCCGTCGAGGTTGA
- a CDS encoding MFS transporter, translated as MPDEQGPRLLRALRHRNYRLFFGGQSVSLVGTWITRIATSWLVYRLTGSALLLGVVGFCGQIPTLVLSPFAGVLVDRHDRHRILVITQFFSMLQSLALALLALPGIITVREILVLQVVQGVINAFDTPARQSFIVDMIEDRADLPNAIALNSTMVNGSRIIGPSIGGVIIAAVGEGWCFMIDAISYVAVIASLLAMRVEKRPRRQAQTKVLEELREGLLYVSRSVPMRSSLLLLALVATMGMPYTVLMPAIATDRLHGGAHTLGFLMTASGLGALAGALYLASRNSVLGLGRAMVLATMAFGVGLAAFSQSRLLWLSLLLLPVVGGGMMVETASTNTILQTIVEERMRGRVMSFYTMAFLGTAPLGSLLAGILADRIGAPMTILLGGVACVIAGVWFGSRLPSLRALLRPIYIQKGIIAES; from the coding sequence ATGCCCGACGAGCAAGGCCCGAGGCTGCTGCGCGCACTTCGACACCGGAACTACCGCCTGTTCTTCGGCGGACAGAGCGTGTCGCTCGTGGGCACCTGGATCACGCGCATCGCGACGAGCTGGCTCGTCTATCGCCTCACCGGATCGGCGCTGCTGCTCGGTGTCGTCGGATTCTGCGGTCAGATCCCAACGCTCGTACTCTCACCCTTCGCTGGCGTTCTGGTCGACCGTCACGACCGGCATCGAATCCTCGTCATCACTCAGTTCTTTTCGATGTTGCAGTCGCTGGCGCTCGCTTTGTTGGCGCTGCCCGGCATCATCACCGTTCGCGAAATCCTCGTCCTTCAGGTCGTGCAAGGTGTGATCAATGCCTTCGACACGCCCGCACGGCAGTCCTTCATCGTCGACATGATCGAGGACCGCGCTGACCTGCCGAACGCGATTGCGCTCAATTCGACGATGGTGAACGGCAGCCGGATCATCGGGCCGTCAATTGGCGGCGTCATCATCGCCGCGGTAGGAGAGGGCTGGTGCTTCATGATCGACGCGATCTCCTACGTCGCCGTGATCGCATCCCTGTTAGCGATGCGGGTCGAAAAGCGACCGCGTCGGCAAGCGCAGACTAAGGTCCTCGAAGAGCTCCGCGAGGGTCTCTTATACGTATCGCGCTCTGTACCGATGCGATCTTCTCTGCTCCTCCTCGCGCTCGTTGCGACGATGGGGATGCCCTACACCGTGCTGATGCCGGCGATAGCGACGGACCGGTTGCATGGGGGCGCGCACACGCTCGGCTTCCTCATGACGGCGTCTGGTCTGGGGGCACTTGCAGGAGCGCTCTACCTCGCCTCGCGCAACTCGGTCCTCGGTCTCGGACGGGCAATGGTTCTCGCGACGATGGCCTTCGGTGTTGGACTGGCCGCCTTCTCGCAGTCGCGGCTTCTCTGGCTCTCGCTGCTCCTGTTGCCCGTAGTCGGTGGCGGCATGATGGTCGAGACGGCGTCCACGAACACCATCCTTCAGACCATTGTCGAAGAGCGGATGCGTGGCCGAGTAATGTCCTTCTATACAATGGCTTTCCTCGGCACCGCCCCGCTCGGCAGCCTTCTCGCCGGGATCCTCGCCGATCGCATCGGCGCGCCCATGACCATTCTGCTGGGCGGTGTGGCGTGCGTGATTGCGGGGGTTTGGTTCGGTTCCCGCCTTCCGTCCCTCCGGGCACTCCTTCGACCTATCTACATCCAGAAGGGTATTATCGCCGAGAGTTGA
- a CDS encoding efflux RND transporter periplasmic adaptor subunit, translated as MRLNYMVVGHSRLVAGAAVAAVVACGGKAPERSPTIPVSVAPAVRIDAPALVAANGVVEPVQTVAVEAQVGGTLTEVSFQEGEEVTEGQVLFRIDPRPFAAALRQAEGMLARDKAQASSAQSDAVRYKALVAKDYVTQSQAEQAQAQATSTLATVQSDSAAVENARLNLDYTTIRAPIGGRTGSLLVKRGNLVKPSGGPLVVINQLQPIFVRFPVTARDFLALRRRAATGAVPVRVTASDSTVLPELGSLSFLDNAVDSLTGTVTAKARFLNSSRALWPGEYVRVSVQLDVRSGAIAVPTTAVLTGQEGTYVYVVDSEKNAHVRTVSLGQAVGDFTVIEHGVEPGEHVVVDGQSRLVPGAKVDAKEQATPVAARPVGSGIDE; from the coding sequence GTGAGACTGAACTATATGGTTGTTGGACATTCACGGCTGGTCGCCGGCGCCGCAGTTGCGGCGGTCGTGGCGTGTGGCGGCAAGGCGCCCGAGCGCTCGCCGACCATTCCCGTTTCCGTGGCGCCGGCGGTACGCATCGACGCGCCGGCGCTCGTGGCGGCGAATGGCGTCGTCGAGCCCGTACAGACCGTGGCGGTCGAGGCCCAAGTGGGAGGCACGCTGACGGAAGTAAGCTTCCAGGAAGGGGAGGAAGTCACGGAAGGCCAAGTTCTGTTCCGCATCGATCCACGGCCATTCGCAGCCGCGCTGCGTCAGGCAGAGGGCATGCTGGCTCGCGACAAGGCGCAGGCCTCGAGCGCTCAGAGCGACGCGGTGCGATACAAGGCACTCGTCGCGAAGGATTACGTCACGCAATCGCAGGCAGAGCAAGCGCAGGCTCAAGCAACGTCCACGCTGGCAACGGTGCAGTCGGATAGCGCGGCGGTCGAGAATGCGCGGCTGAATCTGGACTACACGACAATCCGCGCACCCATCGGCGGGCGCACGGGAAGCTTGTTGGTCAAGCGCGGCAATCTCGTGAAGCCGAGTGGCGGCCCACTGGTCGTGATCAACCAGCTGCAGCCAATCTTCGTTCGATTTCCGGTGACGGCGCGTGATTTTCTTGCGCTCAGGCGGCGCGCGGCGACCGGTGCGGTGCCAGTGCGCGTTACCGCGTCTGATAGTACCGTGTTACCGGAGCTGGGCTCGCTCTCGTTCCTCGACAATGCTGTCGACAGCCTGACAGGCACTGTGACGGCGAAGGCTCGGTTTTTGAATTCGTCGCGCGCGTTGTGGCCGGGAGAGTATGTGCGTGTGTCGGTGCAGCTCGATGTTCGCAGTGGAGCGATCGCCGTTCCGACGACCGCTGTATTGACTGGACAAGAGGGCACATACGTCTACGTCGTCGACAGCGAGAAGAACGCTCACGTGCGCACAGTCTCGTTGGGACAGGCGGTCGGTGATTTTACGGTCATCGAGCACGGCGTCGAGCCGGGAGAGCACGTCGTCGTCGACGGGCAGTCGCGTCTCGTGCCTGGCGCAAAGGTCGACGCGAAGGAGCAAGCGACGCCGGTCGCGGCGCGTCCGGTGGGATCGGGAATCGACGAATGA
- a CDS encoding EAL domain-containing protein translates to MKPNEGHVARRMVDTFEKSIRGNPGDILAAGNDKANIQLRIRWVSVLTQMPAHQHDTSAGTRPAGAERLRAGAERAHGLDGALAAALERVARIIATSLRAPSAAVVLLGQDRRCFGGGSEVHSWLARDPGALFRSGLANRVLESQQAVAVADASAILNADSDSAKSLGIGAFLGIAVAGTSGEPLALVVAIDESTRQWSDDEIEHFTEMAASAITEIELQRRTVEAERIERQLRHDALHDGLTGLPNRACFVERLRHAGERARRNADDSFAVLFVDLDHFKIINDSFGHLVGDELLIEVSRRLAACLRSVDTLARLGGDEFALLLEEVRDPSDAARVAERLQVALRTPIAVRDSEVFTSASIGIALSGRADDASQHLLRSADLAMYRAKEHGRGRFEVFDPAMHTAAMDRLRLETDLRRAIERDQLILHYQPVFSLTTGGVVAVEALIRWQHPERGLIPPLDFIPVAERTGMIKEIGYWVLARACEQLKRWEREFGYGAPQSVWINVSPKQFAQCDLAQQVEELFESLSFEPRRIKFEITESIMLEDIELAMRTLGDLRRLGVQVFMDDFGTGYSSLTYLGRLPLDGIKVDRSFVSQMGTDVRQAQLVGTIITLIRNLGLEPIAEGVETDHQAKLLREMGCAFAQGFMFCRPVPPREIDAMLRSSAAH, encoded by the coding sequence ATGAAGCCCAACGAAGGGCACGTCGCGCGGAGAATGGTCGACACGTTCGAGAAGTCGATTCGCGGCAATCCGGGAGACATTCTGGCTGCCGGCAACGACAAGGCAAACATCCAGTTACGCATCCGCTGGGTGTCCGTCCTCACACAGATGCCTGCCCACCAACATGACACGTCAGCGGGGACGCGGCCCGCTGGTGCAGAACGGCTCCGGGCCGGCGCGGAACGCGCGCACGGATTGGACGGCGCGCTCGCCGCGGCACTCGAGCGCGTGGCTCGTATCATCGCGACGAGTCTTCGCGCGCCCTCAGCAGCTGTCGTCCTTCTCGGTCAGGATCGCCGCTGCTTTGGCGGTGGGAGCGAGGTGCACTCATGGCTCGCGCGCGATCCGGGTGCGCTGTTCCGCTCCGGCCTCGCGAATCGGGTACTCGAGTCCCAGCAAGCCGTGGCGGTCGCGGATGCGAGCGCCATACTCAACGCCGATTCCGACTCGGCCAAATCGTTAGGCATCGGCGCCTTTCTCGGCATCGCTGTCGCGGGCACCTCCGGCGAGCCATTGGCTCTCGTCGTTGCCATCGACGAATCGACGAGGCAGTGGAGCGATGACGAGATCGAGCACTTCACGGAGATGGCCGCTTCTGCCATCACTGAGATCGAGCTGCAACGTCGCACGGTCGAGGCAGAGCGAATCGAGCGACAGCTGCGTCACGACGCCTTGCACGACGGTCTCACTGGCCTGCCCAACAGGGCATGCTTCGTCGAGCGGTTGCGGCATGCGGGCGAGCGTGCGCGACGCAACGCCGACGATTCCTTCGCCGTGCTATTCGTCGATCTCGATCATTTCAAGATCATCAACGACTCCTTCGGCCACCTCGTCGGCGACGAATTGCTCATCGAAGTCTCGCGCCGGCTTGCCGCGTGCCTGCGCTCCGTGGATACACTTGCTCGCCTGGGCGGCGACGAATTCGCGCTCCTCCTCGAGGAGGTCCGCGACCCGAGCGACGCCGCCCGTGTCGCTGAGCGATTACAAGTCGCCCTTCGCACACCGATCGCGGTCCGCGACTCCGAGGTCTTCACATCGGCCAGCATCGGGATCGCGCTCTCCGGTCGCGCGGATGACGCGTCGCAGCATCTGCTCCGAAGCGCAGATCTCGCGATGTATCGCGCCAAGGAACATGGGCGTGGCCGATTCGAGGTATTCGATCCTGCCATGCACACCGCGGCGATGGACCGCCTGCGACTCGAGACGGACCTCCGCCGCGCGATCGAGCGCGACCAGTTGATACTGCACTACCAGCCGGTCTTCTCGCTAACCACAGGTGGAGTCGTCGCAGTGGAGGCGCTCATTCGCTGGCAGCACCCCGAGCGCGGATTGATACCGCCACTCGACTTCATACCCGTTGCCGAGCGCACGGGGATGATCAAGGAGATCGGATACTGGGTGCTCGCGCGTGCGTGCGAGCAGCTGAAGCGGTGGGAGCGCGAATTTGGTTACGGGGCTCCACAATCCGTGTGGATCAACGTCTCGCCCAAGCAGTTCGCGCAGTGTGATCTCGCCCAGCAAGTCGAGGAGCTGTTCGAGTCGCTCTCGTTCGAGCCGCGCCGGATCAAGTTCGAGATTACGGAAAGCATCATGCTCGAGGACATCGAGCTGGCCATGCGCACCCTTGGCGATCTGCGACGACTCGGTGTACAGGTCTTCATGGACGACTTTGGAACGGGCTACTCCTCTCTCACCTATCTCGGCCGTCTACCCCTCGATGGTATCAAGGTTGACCGCAGCTTTGTGAGCCAGATGGGAACGGATGTCCGCCAGGCGCAGTTGGTTGGGACAATCATCACGCTCATTCGAAATCTCGGTCTCGAGCCAATAGCCGAAGGCGTCGAGACGGATCATCAGGCGAAACTTCTGCGGGAAATGGGCTGCGCCTTCGCGCAGGGATTCATGTTCTGCCGGCCCGTTCCACCGCGCGAGATCGACGCCATGCTTCGGAGCTCAGCCGCTCACTAA